One stretch of Armigeres subalbatus isolate Guangzhou_Male chromosome 2, GZ_Asu_2, whole genome shotgun sequence DNA includes these proteins:
- the LOC134210149 gene encoding uncharacterized protein LOC134210149, producing the protein MPRTYKKQAGSRSYRNYKDVNLENCLRAISEGMSHREASKTFGIPKSTIGNKLYTDKKNYPGGQCVFTSVEEEKLAKCITSMSDFGFPVNEDDLRFIVKDYLSKIGRSVERFTDNLPGRDWMKRFLSRHADLSERFVVNIKKSRAAITPEILTDYIDNLRKVLIDVPPENIWNFDETNVTDDPGARKCIVKRGTKYPVNIMNSSKSSISIMMAGSAAGDLLPPYVVYKSSKLWNTWVENGPPGTRYNNSASGWFDTAIFENWFEIHLMPTLKKRSGKKVVIGDNNENAEEEEEEEEEETNKHTGHPPLRRFRWITSQSNPCIPAGHRESQSDSLSFQLDSQIQRSRRSGNRQAAVPSHRAVRGAERTIRPQGSSSYPAVAPFRPSVHIRTPVVTSDPSGHIRTQRPHSDPASTIGPHVHIRTQRPHLIVPFASRASSNPINPSASSSIDSHVKHSSDYFCRTNSSSSRRHQNSPETDNNDGGTESGRQNDRRTMENKSHYKITSVISSGSGNNRAVVKQKKR; encoded by the exons ATGCCCCggacatacaaaaaacaagcaGGGTCACGATCCTACCGAAATTATAAGGATGTCAACTTGGAGAACTGTTTGCGGGCAATTTCGGAGGGAATGTCCCATCGGGAAGCGTCCAAAACATTTGGAATTCCTAAAAGTACGATCGGAAACAAGCTTTACACGGATAAGAAGAATTATCCTGGAGGTCAGTGCGTCTTCACTTCTGTTGAAGAGGAAAAGTTGGCAAAGTGCATTACGTCCATGAGTGATTTTGGTTTTCCGGTAAACGAAGACGATTTACGATTCATTGTGAAGGATTACTTATCAAAAATCGGGAGATCAGTGGAACGTTTTACGGACAACTTACCTGGCCGGGATTGGATGAAGCGGTTTCTCAGCCGCCATGCAGATCTCTCTGAGCGCTTCGTGGTGAATATCAAAAAAAGTCGAGCGGCAATCACGCCTGAAATCCTGACCGATTACATTGATAATCTCAGGAAAGTACTGATCGATGTCCCACCCGAAAATATCTGGAACTTTGACGAGACGAATGTTACCGACGACCCAGGAGCAAGAAAGTGTATCGTGAAGCGAGGCACCAAATATCCTGTGAACATCATGAATTCATCGAAGAGTAGTATCTCGATTATGATGGCAGGCAGCGCAGCAGGAGATCTACTACCGCCGTACGTCGTCTATAAGTCATCTAAGTTATGGAATACGTGGGTCGAGAATGGACCGCCTGGAACACGGTACAACAATTCTGCAAGTGGATGGTTTGATACAGCGATTTTCGAAAACTGGTTCGAGATTCATTTGATGCCAACTTTGAAAAAGCGTAGCGGCAAAAAGGTTGTAATTGGAGACAAT AACGAAAAcgctgaagaagaagaagaagaagaagaagaagaaacaaacaAGCACACTGGACATCCACCTCTTCGGCGCTTCCGTTGGATAACGTCCCAGTCGAACCCGTGCATCCCAGCCGGACACCGAGAATCCCAGTCGGATAGCCTGTCGTTCCAGCTGGACAGCCAAATCCAAAGAAGCCGGAGAAGTGGAAATCGACAAGCCGCTGTGCCGAGCCACAGGGCTGTTAGGGGAGCGGAGCGTACCATCCGTCCCCAGGGATCGTCATCCTACCCGGCCGTTGCGCCATTCCGACCCAGCGTCCACATTCGGACCCCAGTGGTCACATCCGACCCCAGCGGTCACATCCGGACCCAGCGTCCACATTCGGACCCAGCGTCCACAATCGGACCCCACGTCCACATTCGGACCCAGCGTCCACATCTGATCGTACCATTTGCATCGAGAGCATCATCCAACCCAATCAATCCATCCGCATCATCATCCATCGACAGCCATGTCAAGCACTCAAGCGATTACTTTTGCCGCACCAACAGCAGCAGTAGCAGACGACATCAAAAC